One genomic segment of Macaca fascicularis isolate 582-1 chromosome 19, T2T-MFA8v1.1 includes these proteins:
- the ERICH4 gene encoding glutamate-rich protein 4: MELWRRLSQAGLVPPGLGPPPQALREVPPVEIPGQTLRTAGTDTGGAWDSLLWIREELENLRRVDVQLLGQLCSLGLEIGALREELVTILEEEEESSEEEEEDQEPQWKQEEEHLEACPAPHPPDFEMMI; this comes from the exons ATGGAGCTGTGGAGGCGGCTGAGTCAGGCTGGACTGGTGCCTCCGGGGCTGGGCCCACCCCCCCAGGCCCTGAGGGAGGTCCCACCAGTGGAAATCCCTGGTCAGACCCTCAGGACTGCAGGGACAGACACTGGAGGTGCCTGGGATAGTCTGCTGTGGATCAGGGAGGAGCTG GAGAACCTGCGCCGAGTTGATGTCCAGCTGCTGGGacagctgtgcagcctggggctGGAGATAGGGGCGCTGCGGGAGGAACTGGTCACCAtattggaggaggaggaggagagcagcgaggaagaggaggaggatcaAGAGCCCCAgtggaagcaggaggaggaaCACCTGGAGGCCTGCCCAGCTCCACACCCCCCTGACTTTGAGATGATGATCTGA